One Entomomonas asaccharolytica DNA segment encodes these proteins:
- the leuS gene encoding leucine--tRNA ligase: MKEQYLPQEIEATAQQYWDKNQSFLATERSDKEKYYCLSMFPYPSGKLHMGHVRNYTIGDVISRYQRMLGKNVLQPMGWDAFGMPAENAAMKNKVAPAKWTYENIAYMKKQLNSLGLAVDWTREITTCRPDYYRWEQWLFTKLFEKRVIYRKNGTVNWDPVDQTVLANEQVIDGRGWRSGALVEKREIPMYYFRITAYAQELLEDLDNLTGWPEQVKTMQRNWIGKSKGMEICFPYDEQSIGHTGQLKVFTTRPDTLMGATYVAVAAEHPLATQAAENNPALQAFIDKCKKGGVSEADLATQEKEGMATNLYVKHPLTGDKLNVWVANYVLMAYGEGAVMAVPAHDERDYAFAQKYNLPIKPVIHTSVGDEVPAPWQDAYSEYGTLINSGEYNGLDFEQAFAAIGKTLQAQNLGEARTQYRLRDWGISRQRYWGCPIPIVHCDCCGDVPVPEDQLPVVLPEDVVPDGTGSPLAKMPEFYETTCPTCGKAARRETDTMDTFVESSWYIARYASPQFTGGMVDKKASDYWLPVDQYIGGIEHAILHLLYTRFFHKLMRDEGLVNSDEPVVNLLTQGMVVAETYFRTADNGSKTYFSPNDVIVEKDNKGRAISAVYSGDKQPVEIGGMLKMSKSFNNGVDPQTMIEQYGADTCRLFMMFASPPDMSLEWSDAGVEGASRFLRRVWRLAYQHVNAGLPEKYNIAQLNDEQKAVRRAIHLAIKQASQDVGQNHKFNTAIAAVMTLMNVLEKAANESVIDRALIQEGLETVTLLLAPITPHICHTLWQALGHEQAVINAAWPTVDESALVQDVLTIVIQVNGKLRGNIEVSANASKQEIEAAALSHQSVQRFIEGVTVRKVIVVPGKLVNIVAN; encoded by the coding sequence ATGAAAGAACAATATTTACCTCAAGAAATTGAAGCAACAGCCCAGCAATATTGGGATAAAAATCAATCTTTTTTAGCGACTGAGCGTTCTGATAAAGAAAAATATTATTGTTTATCTATGTTTCCCTATCCAAGTGGTAAGCTGCATATGGGGCATGTGCGTAATTACACAATAGGTGATGTAATTAGCCGCTATCAACGTATGTTGGGTAAAAATGTTCTGCAACCTATGGGATGGGATGCTTTTGGTATGCCTGCTGAAAATGCGGCAATGAAAAATAAAGTAGCGCCTGCGAAATGGACTTATGAAAATATTGCTTATATGAAGAAGCAATTAAACAGCTTGGGTTTGGCGGTTGATTGGACCCGTGAAATCACTACTTGTAGGCCTGATTATTATCGTTGGGAGCAGTGGTTATTTACTAAGTTGTTCGAAAAAAGGGTTATTTACCGTAAAAATGGTACAGTTAATTGGGATCCTGTTGATCAAACAGTATTGGCTAATGAGCAAGTGATTGATGGACGCGGTTGGCGTTCAGGTGCATTGGTTGAGAAGCGTGAAATCCCAATGTACTATTTCCGTATTACCGCGTATGCGCAAGAGTTATTAGAGGATTTAGATAATTTAACGGGCTGGCCTGAACAAGTTAAGACTATGCAACGCAATTGGATTGGTAAATCGAAGGGGATGGAGATTTGTTTCCCTTATGATGAGCAAAGCATAGGTCATACTGGTCAGTTAAAAGTATTTACTACTCGCCCTGATACGTTAATGGGCGCAACTTATGTAGCAGTCGCTGCTGAGCATCCATTAGCCACTCAAGCAGCCGAGAATAATCCTGCGTTACAAGCCTTTATTGATAAGTGTAAAAAAGGTGGTGTCTCAGAAGCCGATTTAGCCACCCAAGAAAAAGAAGGGATGGCGACTAATTTATATGTTAAACATCCATTAACAGGCGATAAGCTAAATGTATGGGTAGCTAACTATGTATTAATGGCTTATGGTGAAGGCGCGGTAATGGCTGTTCCTGCTCATGATGAACGCGATTATGCTTTTGCGCAAAAATATAATTTACCGATTAAGCCTGTGATTCATACAAGTGTCGGTGATGAAGTGCCAGCGCCTTGGCAAGATGCTTACAGTGAATATGGTACGTTAATTAATTCGGGCGAATATAATGGCTTAGATTTTGAGCAAGCCTTTGCAGCGATTGGCAAAACATTGCAAGCACAAAATTTAGGGGAAGCTAGAACGCAATACCGTTTAAGGGATTGGGGGATTAGCCGTCAGCGTTATTGGGGTTGTCCAATTCCTATTGTACATTGCGATTGCTGTGGTGATGTGCCTGTTCCTGAAGATCAATTACCTGTGGTATTACCTGAAGATGTAGTGCCTGATGGTACAGGCAGTCCTCTAGCGAAAATGCCAGAGTTTTATGAAACTACTTGTCCTACCTGTGGTAAAGCGGCTCGTCGTGAAACAGATACAATGGATACCTTTGTAGAAAGTTCCTGGTATATTGCACGTTATGCCTCGCCACAATTTACGGGGGGTATGGTTGATAAAAAAGCGTCTGATTATTGGTTACCTGTTGATCAATACATTGGTGGTATTGAACATGCCATTTTGCATTTACTTTATACTCGTTTCTTCCATAAATTAATGCGTGATGAAGGCTTAGTAAATTCGGATGAACCAGTGGTTAATTTATTAACGCAAGGCATGGTGGTGGCAGAAACTTATTTCCGTACCGCTGATAATGGTAGTAAGACTTACTTTAGTCCGAATGATGTGATTGTCGAGAAAGATAACAAAGGCAGAGCAATATCAGCTGTTTATAGTGGAGATAAACAACCTGTTGAGATTGGTGGCATGTTAAAAATGTCTAAGTCATTCAACAATGGGGTTGATCCACAAACCATGATTGAGCAATATGGCGCTGATACTTGCCGTTTGTTTATGATGTTTGCGTCACCACCTGATATGAGCCTTGAATGGTCAGATGCAGGGGTAGAAGGTGCTAGCCGTTTTTTACGTAGGGTATGGCGTTTAGCTTATCAGCATGTAAATGCTGGATTACCTGAAAAATATAATATTGCTCAGTTAAATGATGAGCAAAAAGCGGTTAGACGTGCTATTCATCTAGCCATTAAACAAGCCAGTCAGGATGTGGGACAAAATCATAAGTTTAATACAGCCATTGCAGCAGTTATGACGTTAATGAATGTATTAGAAAAGGCGGCGAATGAGTCTGTAATTGATCGTGCTTTAATCCAAGAAGGCTTAGAAACAGTTACCTTGTTATTAGCACCTATTACGCCCCATATTTGTCATACATTGTGGCAGGCTTTAGGACATGAACAAGCAGTAATTAATGCAGCATGGCCAACAGTGGATGAGTCTGCTTTAGTGCAAGATGTGTTAACGATTGTAATTCAAGTAAATGGTAAACTTCGTGGTAATATAGAAGTATCTGCGAACGCTTCAAAACAAGAAATTGAAGCTGCTGCCCTTAGCCATCAGTCAGTACAACGCTTTATAGAAGGTGTTACAGTGCGTAAAGTGATTGTTGTGCCTGGTAAATTAGTTAATATTGTGGCTAATTAA
- a CDS encoding NADPH-dependent FMN reductase, protein MRLVGISGSLRQNSYSTIILKTMVEMVKPQAVFELLDIGALPHYNGDLEKEVLPTAVTDARALVQLSDGVLVVCPEFNHGIPGVLKNTLDWLSRPAFNSCFLHKPVYFITQSTGDLGGVRAQYQLRETFASMLCHIIPLREAALAHIGEKVTDGVITDPDTLAFLKRTADRVLSEINKLKQQQ, encoded by the coding sequence ATGCGCTTAGTAGGTATTTCAGGTAGTTTACGACAAAATTCGTATTCAACGATTATTTTAAAAACAATGGTTGAAATGGTTAAACCGCAAGCTGTTTTTGAGTTATTAGATATCGGTGCTTTACCCCATTACAACGGTGATTTAGAAAAAGAAGTATTGCCTACAGCCGTAACTGATGCTAGAGCTTTGGTACAGCTATCTGATGGAGTACTAGTGGTATGCCCAGAGTTTAATCATGGCATTCCGGGGGTTTTAAAAAATACTTTGGATTGGCTATCTCGTCCTGCTTTTAATAGTTGCTTTTTACATAAGCCCGTTTATTTTATTACACAATCAACAGGTGATTTAGGAGGTGTGCGCGCTCAGTATCAATTACGCGAAACCTTCGCCTCTATGTTGTGTCATATTATTCCTTTAAGGGAGGCAGCATTGGCGCATATTGGTGAAAAAGTAACGGATGGCGTGATTACTGATCCAGATACACTGGCTTTCCTAAAACGTACGGCTGACAGAGTTTTAAGTGAAATAAATAAGTTAAAGCAACAGCAGTAA
- the thrC gene encoding threonine synthase — translation MRYISTRGQAPALNFEDVLLAGLATDGGLYVPENLPHFTVEEISSWAGLPYHELAFKVMRPFVEGCIPDADFKQILAETYGVFAHQAVAPLRPLAGNEWVLELFHGPTLAFKDFALQLLGRLLDYVLAKRNERVVIMGATSGDTGSAAIEGCRRCENVDIFILHPHNRVSEVQRRQMTTILGENIHNIAIEGNFDDCQEMVKASFADQGFLKGTRLVAVNSINWARIMAQIVYYFYAALQLGGPLRSVAFSVPTGNFGDIFAGYLARNMGLPINQLIVATNRNDILHRFMSGNHYDKDQLHPSLSPSMDIMVSSNFERLLFDLHGRNGKAVADLLANFKQTGKLSVEQERWTEARKLFDSLAVSDEETCATIAEVFKQTGEVLDPHTAIGVRAARLCRRSLALPMVTLGTAHPVKFPEAVEKAGVAKAIELPAHLTDLFKREERCTVLANDLAKIQAFVSQHGNRGKPL, via the coding sequence ATGCGTTATATAAGCACCCGTGGGCAAGCGCCTGCACTTAACTTTGAAGATGTTTTATTAGCAGGTTTAGCCACTGATGGTGGCTTATATGTACCTGAGAATTTACCACATTTTACAGTAGAAGAAATCAGTAGCTGGGCTGGCTTACCTTATCATGAGTTAGCTTTTAAAGTGATGCGTCCTTTTGTTGAAGGTTGTATTCCTGACGCTGACTTTAAACAGATTCTAGCCGAAACTTATGGTGTGTTCGCTCATCAGGCAGTAGCGCCATTACGTCCTTTGGCTGGTAATGAGTGGGTGTTAGAGTTATTTCATGGCCCAACGTTAGCATTTAAAGATTTTGCCTTACAGTTATTAGGTCGTTTATTAGATTATGTATTAGCAAAGCGTAATGAACGTGTCGTTATTATGGGGGCAACCTCTGGTGATACAGGTTCTGCAGCTATTGAAGGTTGTCGTCGCTGTGAAAATGTGGATATTTTTATTCTGCATCCTCACAATCGCGTATCAGAAGTACAGCGCCGCCAAATGACTACTATCCTTGGCGAGAATATTCACAATATTGCCATCGAGGGTAATTTTGATGATTGCCAAGAAATGGTTAAAGCCAGCTTTGCAGATCAAGGCTTCTTAAAAGGTACTCGTTTAGTCGCGGTAAACTCCATTAACTGGGCGCGTATTATGGCGCAGATTGTTTACTACTTCTATGCTGCTTTACAGTTAGGTGGGCCATTACGTTCTGTGGCATTCTCTGTGCCTACAGGTAACTTTGGTGATATTTTTGCAGGTTACTTAGCGCGTAATATGGGGCTACCTATTAATCAATTGATTGTAGCCACTAATCGTAATGATATTCTGCATCGCTTTATGTCTGGCAACCATTATGATAAAGATCAGTTGCACCCCTCTTTATCACCTTCTATGGATATTATGGTGTCTTCTAACTTTGAGCGTTTATTGTTTGATCTACATGGTAGAAATGGTAAAGCCGTGGCTGACTTATTAGCTAACTTTAAACAAACTGGTAAGCTCTCCGTAGAACAAGAGCGTTGGACTGAAGCTCGTAAATTATTTGATTCATTAGCGGTATCTGATGAAGAAACCTGTGCAACTATCGCAGAAGTATTTAAACAAACAGGTGAAGTATTAGATCCTCATACTGCTATTGGGGTAAGGGCGGCACGTTTATGTCGTCGTAGTTTAGCTTTACCTATGGTTACTTTGGGTACTGCTCATCCTGTGAAGTTCCCAGAAGCAGTGGAAAAAGCAGGCGTGGCTAAAGCTATTGAGCTACCTGCTCATTTAACTGATCTGTTTAAACGTGAAGAACGTTGTACAGTGCTTGCTAATGATTTGGCGAAAATACAAGCTTTTGTTAGCCAACATGGTAATAGAGGCAAACCACTGTAA
- a CDS encoding homoserine dehydrogenase: MKPVKVGLCGLGTVGGGTFNVLMRNAQEIARRAGRAIEVAQIAARAINPQCQTGNTPITEDVFEVVNNPEIDIIVELIGGYTLARELVLKAIENGKHVVTANKALIAVHGNEIFTKAEEKGVIVAFEASVAGGIPIIKAIREGLAGNQINWVAGIINGTGNFILTEMREKGRAFADVLKEAQELGYAEADPTFDVEGIDAAHKLTILASIAFGIPLQFDKAYTEGITKLTSEDVLYADALGYRIKHLGVAKRTEQGIELRVHPTLIPAEELLANVNGVMNAVMVNGDAVGSTLYYGAGAGMDATASAVVADLVDVVRVMTSDPENRVPHLAFQPSALSNMPVLAIADCETAYYLRIQAKDSPGVLAQVATILSERGINIESIMQKELEEMDGKVPMILLTHKVTEAKMNDAITALEALEGVEGQVVRIRVEQLN, translated from the coding sequence TTGAAACCAGTAAAAGTTGGCTTATGTGGATTGGGTACTGTGGGTGGCGGTACTTTTAATGTACTAATGCGTAATGCACAAGAGATCGCTCGTCGAGCAGGTAGGGCTATTGAAGTGGCACAAATTGCTGCACGCGCGATTAACCCACAATGCCAAACAGGGAACACCCCAATTACGGAAGATGTGTTTGAGGTAGTTAATAACCCTGAAATTGATATTATTGTTGAGTTAATTGGTGGTTATACGTTAGCCCGTGAATTAGTGCTAAAAGCCATTGAAAATGGTAAGCATGTAGTGACTGCCAATAAAGCATTAATTGCTGTACATGGTAATGAGATTTTTACGAAGGCAGAAGAAAAAGGCGTTATTGTTGCTTTTGAGGCTTCTGTTGCTGGTGGTATCCCAATTATTAAAGCGATTCGTGAAGGGTTAGCAGGTAATCAAATTAATTGGGTGGCTGGTATCATCAATGGTACAGGCAATTTTATCCTAACTGAAATGCGTGAAAAAGGCCGTGCATTTGCTGATGTATTAAAAGAAGCACAAGAGTTAGGCTATGCCGAAGCTGATCCTACCTTTGATGTGGAAGGCATTGATGCCGCGCATAAGTTAACTATTTTAGCGTCTATTGCCTTTGGTATCCCTTTACAGTTTGATAAAGCTTATACCGAAGGTATTACTAAATTAACCTCAGAAGATGTATTGTACGCTGATGCGTTAGGCTATCGAATTAAACACTTAGGTGTTGCCAAACGTACAGAACAAGGTATTGAGTTACGTGTACATCCAACATTAATTCCAGCTGAGGAATTACTGGCTAATGTTAATGGGGTAATGAATGCAGTTATGGTAAATGGTGATGCGGTAGGCTCAACCTTATACTATGGTGCAGGTGCTGGTATGGACGCAACAGCATCAGCAGTTGTAGCGGATTTGGTTGATGTAGTACGGGTAATGACTTCTGACCCTGAAAACCGTGTGCCTCATTTGGCATTTCAACCATCAGCATTATCTAATATGCCTGTGTTAGCTATTGCTGATTGTGAAACAGCTTATTATTTACGTATTCAAGCAAAAGATTCGCCAGGTGTATTAGCTCAAGTGGCGACTATACTTTCTGAGCGTGGAATTAATATTGAATCTATTATGCAAAAAGAGTTAGAAGAAATGGATGGTAAAGTGCCAATGATTTTACTAACTCATAAAGTAACTGAAGCAAAAATGAATGATGCGATTACTGCACTGGAAGCATTAGAAGGTGTTGAAGGACAAGTAGTGCGTATTCGTGTTGAACAATTGAACTAA
- the gluQRS gene encoding tRNA glutamyl-Q(34) synthetase GluQRS, with the protein MPKPYIGRFAPTPSGGLHLGSLVAALASYLDAKAANGQWLIRIEDIDPPREVAGATDNILRTLEAYGFEWDGEILYQSNRLATYQSVIDRLLSNGLAYACTCSRKQLEDYSIYPNFCRDALKPCIDAAIRIRVPELIYQFNDRVQGKFSQHLGREVGDFIVKRRDGFFAYQLAVVLDDAEQGITDIVRGADLLDSTPRQLYLQELLGFSKPNYLHVPILLDENGHKLSKTQCSPILPIKQASQLLITALEILGQPIETNFYQETPKNILNYAVSNWCVDFIPKQQKITVSV; encoded by the coding sequence ATGCCTAAGCCTTACATTGGTCGCTTTGCCCCCACTCCTAGTGGGGGTTTGCATTTAGGGTCATTAGTAGCTGCACTGGCTTCTTATTTAGATGCTAAAGCAGCCAATGGTCAATGGCTTATTCGTATTGAAGATATTGATCCTCCAAGAGAAGTGGCTGGCGCTACCGATAATATTTTGCGTACTTTAGAAGCCTACGGTTTTGAGTGGGATGGTGAAATTCTTTATCAAAGTAATCGTTTGGCCACTTATCAATCGGTAATTGATAGGCTACTGAGTAATGGATTAGCCTATGCTTGTACTTGCTCAAGAAAACAACTAGAAGATTATTCAATTTATCCAAATTTTTGTCGTGATGCCTTAAAGCCTTGTATTGATGCTGCTATTAGAATTCGTGTGCCAGAATTAATTTATCAATTTAATGATCGAGTGCAGGGTAAGTTCTCGCAGCATTTAGGGCGAGAAGTAGGGGATTTTATTGTTAAGCGTCGAGATGGTTTTTTTGCTTATCAGTTAGCTGTGGTGTTGGATGATGCTGAGCAAGGAATTACTGATATTGTAAGGGGTGCAGACCTATTAGACTCAACACCTAGGCAGCTTTACTTGCAAGAGTTACTAGGGTTTTCTAAGCCAAACTATTTGCACGTTCCCATTTTGTTAGATGAAAATGGGCATAAGCTAAGTAAAACACAGTGTTCACCTATTTTACCCATAAAACAAGCCAGTCAATTGTTAATAACAGCACTAGAGATTTTAGGTCAACCTATAGAAACAAACTTCTATCAAGAAACACCGAAAAATATTTTAAATTATGCGGTAAGTAATTGGTGTGTTGATTTCATACCTAAACAACAAAAAATAACAGTGTCTGTATAA
- the dksA gene encoding RNA polymerase-binding protein DksA translates to MGQGFTPYKEKKGEEYMSEAMRGHFAEILKKWRVELVEDMTRTVEHMQDDAANFPDPADRATQEEEFSLELRTRDRERKLIKKIDDTLQLIAENNYGWCDSCGVEIGIRRLEARPTATLCIDCKTLAEIKEKQTGL, encoded by the coding sequence ATAGGTCAAGGATTCACACCTTATAAAGAAAAGAAAGGTGAAGAATACATGAGCGAAGCAATGCGTGGACATTTTGCTGAAATCCTTAAGAAATGGCGCGTAGAGCTTGTAGAAGATATGACTCGTACAGTTGAACATATGCAAGATGATGCTGCTAATTTTCCAGACCCTGCAGATAGAGCAACGCAAGAAGAAGAGTTTAGTTTAGAACTACGTACGCGTGATAGAGAACGTAAACTCATCAAAAAAATTGATGATACGTTACAATTGATTGCTGAGAATAATTATGGCTGGTGTGATTCTTGTGGCGTTGAAATTGGTATTCGCCGTTTAGAGGCACGTCCTACCGCCACACTTTGCATTGATTGCAAAACATTAGCAGAAATAAAAGAGAAACAAACAGGTCTCTAA